A genome region from Prionailurus bengalensis isolate Pbe53 chromosome B4, Fcat_Pben_1.1_paternal_pri, whole genome shotgun sequence includes the following:
- the SNRPF gene encoding small nuclear ribonucleoprotein F, producing the protein MSLPLNPKPFLNGLTGKPVMVKLKWGMEYKGYLVSVDGYMNMQLANTEEYIDGALSGHLGEVLIRCNNVLYIRGVEEEEEDGEMRE; encoded by the exons ATG AGTTTGCCCCTCAATCCCAAACCTTTCCTGAATGGATTAACAGGAAAGCCAGTAATGGTGAAACTTAAGTGGGGAATGGAGTACAAAGGCTACCTGGTATCTGTAGATGGCTATATGAACATGCAG cttGCAAACACAGAAGAATACATAGATGGAGCATTGTCTGGACATTTGGGTGAAGTTTTAATAAG GTGTAATAATGTCCTTTATATCAGGGGtgttgaagaagaggaagaagatggggAAATGAGAGAATAG